Proteins co-encoded in one Pogona vitticeps strain Pit_001003342236 chromosome 9, PviZW2.1, whole genome shotgun sequence genomic window:
- the LOC110082731 gene encoding myotubularin-related protein 9-like isoform X2, which translates to MEFAELIKTPKVDHVGLTRPGLPPVTGTLCITSHHILLSSQAGGSGEESQMELWLLIRNVDAVEKRLTSASGTITLKCKDLRILQLEVPGMEECLNVANSIEALSSVESVMMMYPFFYRPLSMKLEDGWPLSTLEQYYQQIALETGAWRLSYVNEDFGVCPTYPSAVVVPATVDDGALRKSACFRHGRRFPVLSYYHRKNRMVMLRSSQPLVGPNRKRCREDELLLSAVLEGGGRGFVLDTRSAQAAKQAQMMGGGTEHRSSYPGWKRLHRPLERGRPLQESFVKLVEACNDPSLNMDRWLTKLEASRWLAHVKEALSTACLAAQCMERERACLLVHGAEGTDTTLLVTSLAQVILDPECRTLAGLQSLLEREWMQAGHPFCLRCAHAAYSHARPKQEAPTFLLFLDCVWQLGRQFPFSLEFSERLLVTLFEHSYASPYGTFLCNSERERKLCEVKAKTHSLWPWLNSEKQKYLNPLYVHNPLVIWPSVEPQSILLWQGLFLRWARSSHYLDEVWTEIQKIAGKTHPPRMCETASTETATQTFSERKTKVPHNSSNDHL; encoded by the exons ATGGAGTTTGCAGAGCTGATCAAGACCCCCAAGGTGGACCACGTGGGGCTCACGCGCCCAGGGTTGCCTCCGGTCACGGGGACCCTTTGCATCACCAGCCATCACATCCTCTTATCGTCTCAGGCGGGAGGAAGTGGGGAAGAGAGTCAGATGGAGCTGTGGCTTCTTATTCGCAACGTGGACGCCGTTGAGAAAAG GCTCACAAGTGCATCTGGCACCATCACGCTCAAGTGCAAAGACCTGAGGATCCTACAACTGGAAGTCCCCGGGATGGAGGAATGCCTCAACGTCGCCAATTCCATCGAG GCTCTCTCCTCTGTGGAGTCGGTGATGATGATGTACCCCTTTTTCTACAGACCCCTAAGCATGAAGCTAGAAGATGGGTGGCCACTTTCTACGCTTGAGCAGTACTACCAGCAAATAGCCTTGGAA ACAGGCGCCTGGAGGCTCAGCTACGTCAATGAGGATTTCGGGGTCTGCCCCACCTACCCCTCGGCCGTTGTGGTGCCCGCAACCGTGGACGACGGAGCGCTGAGGAAGAGCGCCTGCTTCCGCCACGGAAGGCGGTTTCCAGTCCTCAGCTATTACCACAGAAAGAACAGGATG GTCATGCTCCGCAGCAGCCAGCCGCTGGTGGGACCGAACCGGAAGCGCTGCCGGGAGGATGAGCTGCTGCTGAGCGCCGTGCTAGAGGGAGGGGGCCGTGGCTTCGTCCTGGACACCCGCTCTGCCCAGGCAGCCAAACAGGCCCAGATGATGGGTGGTGGGACGGAGCACCGAAGCTCTTACCCGGGATGGAAGAGGCTGCACCGGCCTCTGGAAAG GGGCCGACCCCTCCAGGAGAGCTTCGTCAAGCTGGTCGAGGCTTGCAACGACCCTTCCCTCAACATGGACCGCTGGCTGACCAAGCTGGAAGCCTCCCGGTGGCTGGCCCACGTCAAGGAAGCCCTGAGTACCGCCTGCCTCGCGGCGCAGTGCATGGAGAG GGAAAGGGCCTGCCTCCTGGTGCACGGAGCCGAAGGGACAGATACCACCTTGCTGGTCACCTCTCTCGCCCAGGTCATCCTGGATCCGGAGTGCAGGACCCTGGCTGGACTCCAGAGCCTGCTGgaacgggaatggatgcag GCCGGACACCCTTTCTGCCTGCGCTGTGCCCACGCAGCCTATTCCCACGCCCGCCCCAAACAGGAGGCGCCCACTTTCCTGCTCTTCCTGGACTGCGTCTGGCAGCTGGGACGCCAGTTCCCCTTCTCTCTGGAGTTCAGCGAGCGCCTCTTGGTGACCCTGTTTGAGCACAGCTACGCTTCCCCGTACGGCACCTTCCTGTGCAACAGCGAGAGAGAAAG GAAACTCTGTGAAGTGAAAGCGAAGACCCACTCTCTCTGGCCTTGGCTGAACAGTGAAAAGCAAAAGTACCTGAATCCCCTCTACGTGCACAACCCCCTGGTCATCTGGCCGTCTGTGGAGCCACAGAGCATCCTACTCTGGCAAG GTTTATTCCTCCGCTGGGCCCGTTCATCCCATTATCTAGACGAAGTGTGGACAGAAATCCAAAAAATTGCGGGCAAAACTCACCCACCAAGGATGTGCGAAACAGCATCTACAGAAACTGCAACACAAACCTTCTCAGAAAGAAAAACCAAAGTGCCACACAATTCATCTAACGATCACTTGTGA
- the LOC110082731 gene encoding myotubularin-related protein 9-like isoform X3 encodes MEECLNVANSIEALSSVESVMMMYPFFYRPLSMKLEDGWPLSTLEQYYQQIALETGAWRLSYVNEDFGVCPTYPSAVVVPATVDDGALRKSACFRHGRRFPVLSYYHRKNRMVMLRSSQPLVGPNRKRCREDELLLSAVLEGGGRGFVLDTRSAQAAKQAQMMGGGTEHRSSYPGWKRLHRPLERGRPLQESFVKLVEACNDPSLNMDRWLTKLEASRWLAHVKEALSTACLAAQCMERERACLLVHGAEGTDTTLLVTSLAQVILDPECRTLAGLQSLLEREWMQAGHPFCLRCAHAAYSHARPKQEAPTFLLFLDCVWQLGRQFPFSLEFSERLLVTLFEHSYASPYGTFLCNSERERKLCEVKAKTHSLWPWLNSEKQKYLNPLYVHNPLVIWPSVEPQSILLWQGLFLRWARSSHYLDEVWTEIQKIAGKTHPPRMCETASTETATQTFSERKTKVPHNSSNDHL; translated from the exons ATGGAGGAATGCCTCAACGTCGCCAATTCCATCGAG GCTCTCTCCTCTGTGGAGTCGGTGATGATGATGTACCCCTTTTTCTACAGACCCCTAAGCATGAAGCTAGAAGATGGGTGGCCACTTTCTACGCTTGAGCAGTACTACCAGCAAATAGCCTTGGAA ACAGGCGCCTGGAGGCTCAGCTACGTCAATGAGGATTTCGGGGTCTGCCCCACCTACCCCTCGGCCGTTGTGGTGCCCGCAACCGTGGACGACGGAGCGCTGAGGAAGAGCGCCTGCTTCCGCCACGGAAGGCGGTTTCCAGTCCTCAGCTATTACCACAGAAAGAACAGGATG GTCATGCTCCGCAGCAGCCAGCCGCTGGTGGGACCGAACCGGAAGCGCTGCCGGGAGGATGAGCTGCTGCTGAGCGCCGTGCTAGAGGGAGGGGGCCGTGGCTTCGTCCTGGACACCCGCTCTGCCCAGGCAGCCAAACAGGCCCAGATGATGGGTGGTGGGACGGAGCACCGAAGCTCTTACCCGGGATGGAAGAGGCTGCACCGGCCTCTGGAAAG GGGCCGACCCCTCCAGGAGAGCTTCGTCAAGCTGGTCGAGGCTTGCAACGACCCTTCCCTCAACATGGACCGCTGGCTGACCAAGCTGGAAGCCTCCCGGTGGCTGGCCCACGTCAAGGAAGCCCTGAGTACCGCCTGCCTCGCGGCGCAGTGCATGGAGAG GGAAAGGGCCTGCCTCCTGGTGCACGGAGCCGAAGGGACAGATACCACCTTGCTGGTCACCTCTCTCGCCCAGGTCATCCTGGATCCGGAGTGCAGGACCCTGGCTGGACTCCAGAGCCTGCTGgaacgggaatggatgcag GCCGGACACCCTTTCTGCCTGCGCTGTGCCCACGCAGCCTATTCCCACGCCCGCCCCAAACAGGAGGCGCCCACTTTCCTGCTCTTCCTGGACTGCGTCTGGCAGCTGGGACGCCAGTTCCCCTTCTCTCTGGAGTTCAGCGAGCGCCTCTTGGTGACCCTGTTTGAGCACAGCTACGCTTCCCCGTACGGCACCTTCCTGTGCAACAGCGAGAGAGAAAG GAAACTCTGTGAAGTGAAAGCGAAGACCCACTCTCTCTGGCCTTGGCTGAACAGTGAAAAGCAAAAGTACCTGAATCCCCTCTACGTGCACAACCCCCTGGTCATCTGGCCGTCTGTGGAGCCACAGAGCATCCTACTCTGGCAAG GTTTATTCCTCCGCTGGGCCCGTTCATCCCATTATCTAGACGAAGTGTGGACAGAAATCCAAAAAATTGCGGGCAAAACTCACCCACCAAGGATGTGCGAAACAGCATCTACAGAAACTGCAACACAAACCTTCTCAGAAAGAAAAACCAAAGTGCCACACAATTCATCTAACGATCACTTGTGA
- the LOC110082731 gene encoding myotubularin-related protein 9-like isoform X1, protein MEFAELIKTPKVDHVGLTRPGLPPVTGTLCITSHHILLSSQAGGSGEESQMELWLLIRNVDAVEKSVQNLTWYQSAGTNGSRESRLTSASGTITLKCKDLRILQLEVPGMEECLNVANSIEALSSVESVMMMYPFFYRPLSMKLEDGWPLSTLEQYYQQIALETGAWRLSYVNEDFGVCPTYPSAVVVPATVDDGALRKSACFRHGRRFPVLSYYHRKNRMVMLRSSQPLVGPNRKRCREDELLLSAVLEGGGRGFVLDTRSAQAAKQAQMMGGGTEHRSSYPGWKRLHRPLERGRPLQESFVKLVEACNDPSLNMDRWLTKLEASRWLAHVKEALSTACLAAQCMERERACLLVHGAEGTDTTLLVTSLAQVILDPECRTLAGLQSLLEREWMQAGHPFCLRCAHAAYSHARPKQEAPTFLLFLDCVWQLGRQFPFSLEFSERLLVTLFEHSYASPYGTFLCNSERERKLCEVKAKTHSLWPWLNSEKQKYLNPLYVHNPLVIWPSVEPQSILLWQGLFLRWARSSHYLDEVWTEIQKIAGKTHPPRMCETASTETATQTFSERKTKVPHNSSNDHL, encoded by the exons ATGGAGTTTGCAGAGCTGATCAAGACCCCCAAGGTGGACCACGTGGGGCTCACGCGCCCAGGGTTGCCTCCGGTCACGGGGACCCTTTGCATCACCAGCCATCACATCCTCTTATCGTCTCAGGCGGGAGGAAGTGGGGAAGAGAGTCAGATGGAGCTGTGGCTTCTTATTCGCAACGTGGACGCCGTTGAGAAAAG TGTTCAGAATCTAACTTGGTATCAAAGCGCCGGGACTAACGGATCTCGAGAGAGCAG GCTCACAAGTGCATCTGGCACCATCACGCTCAAGTGCAAAGACCTGAGGATCCTACAACTGGAAGTCCCCGGGATGGAGGAATGCCTCAACGTCGCCAATTCCATCGAG GCTCTCTCCTCTGTGGAGTCGGTGATGATGATGTACCCCTTTTTCTACAGACCCCTAAGCATGAAGCTAGAAGATGGGTGGCCACTTTCTACGCTTGAGCAGTACTACCAGCAAATAGCCTTGGAA ACAGGCGCCTGGAGGCTCAGCTACGTCAATGAGGATTTCGGGGTCTGCCCCACCTACCCCTCGGCCGTTGTGGTGCCCGCAACCGTGGACGACGGAGCGCTGAGGAAGAGCGCCTGCTTCCGCCACGGAAGGCGGTTTCCAGTCCTCAGCTATTACCACAGAAAGAACAGGATG GTCATGCTCCGCAGCAGCCAGCCGCTGGTGGGACCGAACCGGAAGCGCTGCCGGGAGGATGAGCTGCTGCTGAGCGCCGTGCTAGAGGGAGGGGGCCGTGGCTTCGTCCTGGACACCCGCTCTGCCCAGGCAGCCAAACAGGCCCAGATGATGGGTGGTGGGACGGAGCACCGAAGCTCTTACCCGGGATGGAAGAGGCTGCACCGGCCTCTGGAAAG GGGCCGACCCCTCCAGGAGAGCTTCGTCAAGCTGGTCGAGGCTTGCAACGACCCTTCCCTCAACATGGACCGCTGGCTGACCAAGCTGGAAGCCTCCCGGTGGCTGGCCCACGTCAAGGAAGCCCTGAGTACCGCCTGCCTCGCGGCGCAGTGCATGGAGAG GGAAAGGGCCTGCCTCCTGGTGCACGGAGCCGAAGGGACAGATACCACCTTGCTGGTCACCTCTCTCGCCCAGGTCATCCTGGATCCGGAGTGCAGGACCCTGGCTGGACTCCAGAGCCTGCTGgaacgggaatggatgcag GCCGGACACCCTTTCTGCCTGCGCTGTGCCCACGCAGCCTATTCCCACGCCCGCCCCAAACAGGAGGCGCCCACTTTCCTGCTCTTCCTGGACTGCGTCTGGCAGCTGGGACGCCAGTTCCCCTTCTCTCTGGAGTTCAGCGAGCGCCTCTTGGTGACCCTGTTTGAGCACAGCTACGCTTCCCCGTACGGCACCTTCCTGTGCAACAGCGAGAGAGAAAG GAAACTCTGTGAAGTGAAAGCGAAGACCCACTCTCTCTGGCCTTGGCTGAACAGTGAAAAGCAAAAGTACCTGAATCCCCTCTACGTGCACAACCCCCTGGTCATCTGGCCGTCTGTGGAGCCACAGAGCATCCTACTCTGGCAAG GTTTATTCCTCCGCTGGGCCCGTTCATCCCATTATCTAGACGAAGTGTGGACAGAAATCCAAAAAATTGCGGGCAAAACTCACCCACCAAGGATGTGCGAAACAGCATCTACAGAAACTGCAACACAAACCTTCTCAGAAAGAAAAACCAAAGTGCCACACAATTCATCTAACGATCACTTGTGA